The following coding sequences are from one Streptomyces sp. NBC_01232 window:
- the fabD gene encoding ACP S-malonyltransferase: MSRTAFVFPGQGSQRVGMGGELVERHPEFLDSHYRVADEILGIPLTGLCREGPAAELGAMPVTQPAVFLTSVVAHEVLRAHGVVPDVVAGHSLGEFTAMVAAGVLDWTDGLRLVRLRGELMASVNRRIPGSMGAVIGIAPAELEDLCARAAAATGEVVEIANHNDHRQIVVSGQTGGVARLLELAERAGAERVLTLDVGGAAHCSLLSGIEEEFARVLEGFELRDPVVPVVSAVTAAPVRTAREAALCLRRQFTSRVLWTDTVLALADSGVDRFVEVGPGKALSSLCARLCPEAQVYRTRDAQRLDRVVAALGASGARGAGAR; encoded by the coding sequence ATGAGCAGGACGGCTTTCGTGTTCCCGGGCCAGGGTTCGCAACGCGTCGGTATGGGCGGCGAACTCGTGGAGCGGCACCCGGAGTTCCTCGACTCGCACTACCGGGTTGCCGACGAGATCCTGGGCATACCGCTGACCGGACTGTGCCGGGAGGGTCCGGCCGCGGAGCTGGGCGCGATGCCGGTGACCCAGCCCGCCGTGTTCCTGACCAGCGTCGTCGCCCACGAGGTGCTCCGGGCGCACGGGGTCGTGCCCGACGTCGTCGCCGGGCACAGCCTCGGGGAGTTCACGGCCATGGTGGCGGCCGGCGTGCTCGACTGGACCGACGGCCTGCGGCTCGTCCGGCTCCGCGGCGAGCTGATGGCGTCGGTCAACCGACGGATCCCGGGCAGCATGGGGGCCGTCATCGGCATTGCACCGGCCGAACTGGAGGATCTGTGCGCCCGGGCCGCCGCCGCGACCGGGGAGGTGGTCGAGATCGCGAATCACAACGACCACCGCCAGATCGTGGTGTCCGGCCAGACCGGGGGAGTGGCCCGGCTCCTCGAACTCGCCGAACGGGCGGGGGCGGAGCGGGTGCTGACACTGGACGTGGGCGGCGCGGCGCACTGCAGCCTGCTGTCCGGAATCGAGGAGGAGTTCGCCCGGGTCCTCGAAGGGTTCGAGCTCCGCGACCCGGTCGTCCCCGTGGTGTCCGCGGTGACGGCCGCGCCCGTGCGCACCGCGCGGGAGGCGGCGCTCTGCCTGCGGCGGCAGTTCACCAGCCGGGTGCTGTGGACCGACACCGTCCTGGCGCTCGCGGACTCCGGGGTCGACCGGTTCGTCGAGGTCGGGCCGGGCAAGGCGCTGAGCAGTCTGTGCGCCCGCCTGTGCCCGGAGGCCCAGGTGTACCGGACCCGCGACGCCCAGCGCCTCGACCGCGTGGTCGCGGCGCTCGGTGCCTCCGGGGCGCGCGGGGCCGGCGCGCGATGA
- a CDS encoding ferredoxin, whose amino-acid sequence MSPRTAGRPAVRLSVDLSRCEGHGLCQAVAPDLISVDEGYAELIDDGDVPVHRQAAAVSAARTCPIAALRVT is encoded by the coding sequence GTGAGCCCCCGGACGGCCGGGCGGCCGGCCGTGCGGCTCAGCGTCGACCTGAGCCGCTGCGAGGGCCACGGACTGTGCCAGGCCGTGGCCCCGGACCTGATCAGCGTCGACGAGGGGTACGCCGAGCTGATCGACGACGGTGACGTACCGGTGCACCGGCAGGCCGCCGCCGTGAGCGCGGCGCGGACGTGTCCCATCGCGGCGCTCAGGGTGACCTGA
- a CDS encoding cytochrome P450, translating into MAITTIPRSDIDPYSDASILSPYEDYRRLRDLGPVVRLEAHQVFAVARYREVYDALHDHTTFSSASGVGLTETLNKAQKGSSFTSDPPYHDHVRGLVARHLKPKALEQFHEYIEGWATRLVDELIEKGSFDAVTDFAQAFPLAVVPDLLGWPVEEGKERLLDWATAGFNAFGPLNERTMAGFPLLQEMSEFLQRMSVPGNLRPGSWGAQLVSDAKEGKIEEYLLPGLLGDFLAPSMDTSVSALSSMLWLFGSHPEQWQQVRTDEALIPKALNEIIRIESPLRGFTRLVTRERELGGVMLEPDARVLLLYGSANRDERHWTDPDTFDIHRPGVAQHVGFGHGIHGCVGQALSRMEGHALLKALSARVRSIEVGEPTWRLHNTIRGIASLPVTLRT; encoded by the coding sequence ATGGCGATCACCACCATTCCCCGCAGCGACATCGACCCCTACAGCGACGCGTCGATCCTGTCGCCCTACGAGGACTACCGGCGGCTGCGCGACCTGGGCCCCGTGGTCCGGCTGGAGGCCCACCAGGTCTTCGCCGTGGCCCGCTACCGCGAGGTCTACGACGCCCTGCACGACCACACGACCTTCTCCTCGGCGTCGGGCGTGGGACTGACCGAAACGCTCAACAAGGCGCAGAAGGGCAGCAGTTTCACCAGCGACCCGCCCTACCACGACCACGTGCGAGGCCTGGTCGCCCGGCACCTGAAGCCGAAGGCCCTGGAGCAGTTCCACGAGTACATCGAGGGCTGGGCGACCCGGCTCGTCGACGAGCTGATCGAGAAGGGCAGCTTCGACGCGGTCACCGACTTCGCCCAGGCCTTTCCACTGGCCGTCGTTCCCGACCTGCTCGGCTGGCCGGTGGAGGAGGGCAAGGAGCGCCTGCTGGACTGGGCGACCGCCGGCTTCAACGCGTTCGGGCCGCTCAACGAGCGCACCATGGCGGGATTCCCGCTCCTGCAGGAGATGTCCGAGTTCCTCCAGCGGATGTCGGTCCCCGGGAACCTGCGACCGGGCAGCTGGGGCGCGCAGCTCGTGAGCGACGCGAAGGAGGGCAAGATCGAGGAGTACCTGCTGCCCGGCCTCCTCGGGGACTTCCTCGCCCCCTCGATGGACACCTCCGTCAGCGCGCTGTCCAGCATGCTGTGGCTGTTCGGATCGCATCCCGAGCAGTGGCAGCAGGTCCGCACGGACGAAGCGCTCATACCCAAGGCGCTCAACGAGATCATCCGCATCGAGTCGCCGCTGCGCGGCTTCACCCGGCTGGTCACACGGGAGCGTGAGCTGGGGGGCGTCATGCTGGAACCCGATGCGCGCGTCCTGCTGCTCTACGGCTCCGCCAACCGCGACGAGCGCCACTGGACGGACCCGGACACCTTCGACATCCACCGCCCCGGGGTGGCGCAGCACGTGGGCTTCGGCCACGGCATCCACGGCTGCGTGGGCCAGGCGCTCTCCCGGATGGAGGGACACGCTCTTCTGAAGGCGCTGTCCGCACGCGTCCGTTCGATCGAGGTCGGCGAGCCCACCTGGCGGCTGCACAACACGATCCGTGGAATCGCGTCCCTGCCGGTGACGCTGCGGACGTGA
- a CDS encoding acyl carrier protein → MTKRFGIEDLKRILREGAGGASELEGDIRNASFEDLGYDSLALLETGSRIGREYGLEFEDTAFADVETPGDFVDVVNAHLLSTPAHG, encoded by the coding sequence ATGACCAAGAGGTTCGGAATCGAAGACCTCAAGCGCATCCTCCGAGAGGGAGCGGGCGGCGCGAGCGAACTGGAGGGCGACATCCGGAACGCCAGCTTCGAGGACCTCGGATACGACTCGCTCGCCCTGCTGGAGACCGGCAGCCGGATCGGCCGGGAGTACGGGCTGGAGTTCGAGGACACGGCGTTCGCCGACGTCGAGACCCCAGGGGACTTCGTCGACGTCGTGAACGCCCACCTGCTGTCGACCCCGGCCCACGGCTGA
- a CDS encoding ketosynthase chain-length factor: MTPIGVTGIGAIAPNGMGTDAYWKSTVEGVSGIAEVSRFDASGYPAKLAGEVSLDAAAHLPSRLIPATDHMTRLSLVAAAWALDDAGVQPSELPDFSAGVITAGSAGGFEFGQRELENLWSKGPKYVSAYQSYAWFYAVNSGQISIRHGMRGPSGVVVSDQAGGLDAIAQTRRQIRKGTRLVISGGVDGSLCPWGWVAQMAADRMSTSDDPERAYLPFDPTASGHVAGEGGALLVMEEVAAARRRGGRVYGEIAGYGATMDPKPGSSREPGLRRAILTALDDAAVSPDEVDVVFADAAAVPELDRVEADAINAVFGVRGVAVTAPKTMTGRLAAGAASLDVAAALLSVRDGVIPPTVHVDCAPEYGIDLVTGAAREARVRTALVLARGHGGFNSAVVVRAAR; encoded by the coding sequence ATGACGCCCATAGGGGTGACCGGCATCGGAGCCATCGCGCCGAACGGCATGGGCACCGACGCGTACTGGAAGTCCACCGTCGAAGGGGTCAGCGGCATCGCCGAGGTCAGCCGCTTCGACGCGTCGGGATACCCGGCGAAACTGGCCGGCGAGGTGTCCCTCGACGCCGCCGCGCACCTGCCGAGCAGACTGATCCCGGCCACCGACCACATGACGCGGCTGTCACTGGTCGCGGCCGCCTGGGCCCTGGACGACGCGGGCGTACAGCCCTCCGAGCTGCCGGACTTCAGCGCCGGGGTGATCACGGCCGGCTCCGCGGGAGGCTTCGAGTTCGGCCAGCGCGAACTGGAGAACCTCTGGAGCAAGGGGCCCAAGTACGTCAGCGCGTACCAGTCCTACGCCTGGTTCTACGCCGTCAACTCCGGCCAGATCTCCATCCGGCACGGCATGCGCGGCCCCAGCGGCGTGGTCGTCAGCGACCAGGCCGGCGGGCTGGACGCCATCGCCCAGACCCGGCGGCAGATCCGCAAGGGCACCCGACTCGTCATCTCGGGCGGAGTCGACGGCTCCCTCTGCCCCTGGGGCTGGGTCGCGCAGATGGCCGCAGACCGGATGAGCACGTCGGACGACCCCGAACGCGCCTATCTCCCCTTCGACCCGACGGCCTCCGGGCACGTGGCGGGTGAGGGCGGTGCGTTGCTCGTGATGGAGGAGGTGGCCGCCGCCCGGCGGCGGGGCGGGAGGGTCTACGGCGAGATCGCCGGCTACGGCGCCACGATGGACCCGAAACCGGGCAGCTCCCGGGAGCCGGGCCTGCGCCGGGCGATCCTGACCGCCCTGGACGACGCGGCCGTGTCCCCGGACGAGGTGGACGTCGTCTTCGCCGATGCCGCCGCCGTACCCGAGCTCGACCGGGTCGAGGCCGACGCGATCAACGCCGTGTTCGGCGTCCGCGGGGTGGCCGTCACCGCCCCGAAGACGATGACCGGCCGGCTGGCGGCCGGGGCGGCATCGCTCGACGTGGCCGCCGCGCTGCTGTCCGTCCGCGACGGGGTGATCCCACCGACCGTCCACGTCGACTGCGCCCCCGAGTACGGCATCGATCTGGTCACCGGCGCGGCGCGCGAGGCCCGTGTGCGCACCGCGCTCGTCCTGGCACGGGGCCACGGCGGCTTCAATTCCGCCGTCGTGGTCCGCGCGGCACGGTGA
- a CDS encoding beta-ketoacyl-[acyl-carrier-protein] synthase family protein → MMRRRVVITGIGVLAPGGAGTKNFWSLISEGRTATRILSHFDPAPYRSRIAAEVDFHPAEHGLRAQEIRRMDRAAQFAVVCAREAALDSGLELSEIPPHRIGVTIGSAVGATTSLEDEYRVVSDDGAAHLVDHTYTTPHLYDYLVPSSFATEVAWATGAEGPSTVISTGCTSGIDAVGHAVELIREGTADVMITGATEAPISPITVACFDAIKATSVHNDDPEHASRPYDSTRNGFVLGEGAAVFVLEEYESALKRGATVYAEIVGYANRSNAFHMTGLRADGAEMAEAITAALDEARLDPTALDYVNAHGSGTKQNDRHETAAFKRSLGAHAYRVPVSSIKSMVGHSLGAIGSIEIAASALAIKHHVVPPTANLHHQDPELDLDYVPLTARDWRTDRVLTVGSGFGGFQSAMVLSRPERNAA, encoded by the coding sequence ATGATGAGGCGACGCGTGGTCATCACCGGTATCGGAGTGCTGGCACCAGGAGGTGCCGGCACCAAGAACTTCTGGTCCCTGATCAGCGAGGGACGTACGGCGACGAGGATCCTGTCGCACTTCGATCCGGCGCCGTACCGCTCGCGGATCGCGGCCGAGGTCGACTTCCACCCGGCCGAACACGGCCTGCGCGCGCAGGAGATACGCCGTATGGACCGGGCGGCCCAGTTCGCCGTGGTCTGTGCGCGGGAGGCCGCCCTCGACAGCGGACTCGAGCTGTCCGAGATTCCGCCGCACCGGATCGGTGTGACGATCGGCAGCGCCGTCGGGGCCACCACCAGCCTGGAGGACGAGTACCGGGTGGTGAGCGACGACGGTGCGGCCCACCTGGTCGACCACACCTACACCACCCCGCACCTGTACGACTACCTCGTACCCAGCTCCTTCGCCACCGAGGTGGCTTGGGCGACCGGGGCCGAAGGGCCGAGCACGGTGATCTCCACCGGCTGCACGTCCGGCATCGACGCCGTGGGCCACGCGGTCGAGCTGATCCGCGAGGGCACCGCCGACGTGATGATCACGGGTGCGACCGAGGCCCCGATCTCCCCCATCACGGTCGCCTGCTTCGACGCGATCAAGGCCACGAGCGTGCACAACGACGACCCGGAGCACGCCTCGCGCCCCTACGACAGCACCCGCAACGGCTTCGTGCTCGGCGAGGGTGCCGCGGTGTTCGTGCTGGAGGAGTACGAGAGCGCACTGAAGCGCGGCGCGACCGTCTACGCCGAGATCGTCGGCTACGCCAACCGCAGCAACGCCTTCCACATGACCGGACTGCGTGCGGACGGCGCCGAGATGGCCGAGGCGATCACCGCAGCGCTGGACGAGGCGCGACTCGACCCCACCGCCCTCGACTACGTCAACGCCCACGGATCCGGCACCAAGCAGAACGACCGGCACGAAACGGCGGCGTTCAAGCGCAGCCTGGGCGCGCACGCCTACCGGGTGCCGGTCAGCTCCATCAAGTCCATGGTGGGCCACTCGCTCGGGGCGATCGGGTCGATCGAGATCGCGGCCTCCGCGCTGGCGATCAAGCACCACGTGGTCCCGCCCACCGCGAACCTGCACCACCAGGACCCGGAACTGGATCTCGACTACGTGCCCTTGACGGCACGCGACTGGCGGACCGACCGCGTGCTCACGGTGGGCAGCGGATTCGGCGGTTTCCAGAGCGCGATGGTGCTGTCCCGTCCCGAGAGGAACGCCGCATGA
- a CDS encoding FAD-dependent monooxygenase → MTPRPAVEAAQVLVVGAGPVGLLLAGDLGQYGVNVVLADRLAEPMTESRASQLGARTMELLGQRGLVEEFAALEHEPAGHFGGLSFDARAAGSRYAGNWKVPQFRTEAVLGDRALASGVDLRREHELHGLDITDDAVVAEFRTPAGPRTLRAAYLVGCDGADSSVRGLAGFELARGAAGRELLRADVAGIDVPGHRFTRFERGFAASARRADGVTRVMVHASGRPPVHRTGPPSFDEVAEAWETVTGENIADGTPLWLDAFDDAWAQATRYRRGRVLLAGDAAHVHMPIGGQALNLGLQDAANLGWKLAAQVHGWAPPALLDSYHDERHPVAGRVIDNVRAQALLQFGGAAADPVRQVLAELLDRPGPRATFAGMLSGLDVRYEVGGEGGESAAHLGTRLPDLELTADGTRTTVARLLREGRGVLLDLTGGGSRAAQLRAAADGWTGRVRVVGAHGAQAPADGAAFLLRPDGHVVWTDLAPVPLREALRRWFGEPVPLARRP, encoded by the coding sequence GTGACGCCGCGCCCCGCCGTCGAGGCCGCCCAGGTACTCGTCGTCGGCGCCGGTCCCGTCGGCCTGCTGCTGGCCGGCGACCTCGGGCAGTACGGGGTGAACGTGGTGCTCGCCGACCGGCTGGCCGAACCCATGACCGAGTCGCGCGCCTCACAGCTGGGTGCCCGCACGATGGAACTCCTCGGCCAGCGGGGGCTCGTGGAGGAGTTCGCCGCGCTGGAACACGAGCCGGCCGGCCACTTCGGCGGTCTGTCCTTCGACGCCCGCGCCGCCGGGAGCAGGTACGCGGGCAACTGGAAGGTGCCGCAGTTCCGTACCGAGGCGGTGCTGGGCGACCGGGCCCTCGCCTCGGGCGTCGACCTGCGGCGGGAGCACGAGCTGCACGGGCTCGACATCACCGACGACGCAGTCGTGGCGGAGTTCCGCACGCCCGCCGGCCCCCGCACCCTGCGCGCCGCGTACCTGGTGGGCTGCGACGGCGCAGACAGCTCGGTGCGCGGCCTGGCGGGCTTCGAGCTCGCCCGGGGCGCCGCCGGTCGCGAACTGCTGCGTGCCGACGTGGCCGGGATCGACGTCCCCGGGCATCGGTTCACCCGCTTCGAGCGGGGCTTCGCCGCCTCCGCACGACGCGCCGACGGGGTGACGCGCGTGATGGTCCACGCATCGGGCCGCCCCCCGGTCCACCGCACGGGCCCGCCGTCGTTCGACGAGGTGGCCGAGGCCTGGGAGACGGTGACGGGCGAGAACATCGCCGACGGCACCCCGCTCTGGCTGGACGCCTTCGACGACGCCTGGGCGCAGGCCACCCGCTACCGTCGCGGCCGCGTACTGCTCGCGGGCGACGCGGCCCACGTCCACATGCCGATCGGCGGCCAGGCGCTCAACCTCGGCCTGCAGGACGCCGCCAACCTCGGGTGGAAGCTCGCCGCGCAGGTGCACGGATGGGCCCCGCCCGCTCTGCTCGACAGCTACCACGACGAGCGCCACCCCGTGGCCGGCCGGGTCATCGACAACGTACGCGCGCAAGCGCTGCTGCAGTTCGGCGGAGCCGCGGCCGACCCGGTGCGACAGGTGCTCGCCGAGCTCCTGGACCGGCCCGGGCCCAGGGCCACGTTCGCCGGAATGCTGAGCGGACTCGACGTGCGCTATGAGGTGGGCGGCGAGGGCGGCGAGAGCGCCGCGCACCTGGGCACTCGCTTGCCCGACCTCGAACTCACCGCGGACGGTACCCGCACGACCGTCGCCCGCCTGCTGCGCGAGGGCCGCGGGGTCCTGCTCGATCTGACCGGGGGCGGGTCGCGCGCCGCGCAGCTGCGGGCCGCGGCCGACGGCTGGACCGGCCGCGTCCGCGTCGTGGGTGCCCACGGTGCGCAGGCCCCCGCGGACGGAGCCGCGTTCCTGCTGCGGCCGGACGGCCACGTGGTGTGGACCGACCTGGCCCCCGTGCCGCTGCGCGAGGCACTGCGCCGCTGGTTCGGCGAGCCCGTACCGCTCGCCCGCCGGCCCTGA
- a CDS encoding aromatase/cyclase translates to MSGPQVHEVQHEITIAAPAKAVYQLLVEVENWPLFFPPSVHVEHLELNGEHERIRIWATANGEAKTWTSRRRLLPADGRIEFRQEVSSPPVAAMGGAWIVEDRGDEHCHVRLLHDYRAVDDDPTALEWIAAAVDRNSHAELEALRTHAEQGADAPRTLLSFEDTTQIAGTPQQVFDFIDRADLWDRRLPHVARVRLQDRDGLQLLEMDTRAPDGTVHTTRSVRVCLPPGRIVYKQTQLPALLALHTGQWRFEENAGGVLATSQHTAVINEAAIALVLGADAGLDEARKAVRTALGTNSLSTLAHAKAHIEGRS, encoded by the coding sequence ATGTCCGGACCACAGGTCCACGAAGTCCAGCACGAGATCACGATCGCCGCCCCGGCCAAGGCGGTGTACCAGCTCCTCGTGGAGGTGGAGAACTGGCCGCTGTTCTTCCCGCCGAGCGTCCACGTGGAGCACCTCGAACTGAACGGCGAGCACGAACGGATACGGATCTGGGCCACGGCGAACGGCGAGGCGAAGACCTGGACCTCACGTCGGCGGCTGCTGCCGGCCGACGGCCGGATCGAGTTCCGGCAGGAGGTCTCCAGCCCTCCCGTCGCCGCGATGGGCGGTGCCTGGATCGTCGAGGACCGGGGGGACGAGCACTGCCACGTGCGGCTGCTGCACGACTACCGCGCCGTCGACGACGATCCGACCGCGCTGGAGTGGATCGCCGCGGCGGTCGACCGCAACAGCCACGCGGAGCTGGAGGCCCTGAGGACCCACGCGGAACAGGGCGCCGACGCGCCCCGGACCCTCCTGTCGTTCGAGGACACGACCCAGATCGCGGGAACGCCGCAGCAGGTCTTCGACTTCATCGACCGGGCCGATCTGTGGGACCGGCGGCTCCCGCACGTCGCACGGGTGCGGCTGCAGGACCGGGACGGGCTGCAGCTCCTCGAGATGGACACCCGCGCCCCCGACGGGACGGTGCACACCACCCGGTCGGTACGCGTGTGCCTGCCCCCCGGCCGCATCGTCTACAAGCAGACGCAGCTGCCCGCACTGCTGGCGCTGCACACCGGGCAGTGGCGCTTCGAGGAGAACGCCGGGGGCGTGCTGGCCACCTCGCAGCACACCGCCGTCATCAACGAGGCCGCCATCGCGCTGGTCCTCGGTGCGGACGCCGGGCTCGACGAGGCGCGCAAGGCGGTCCGCACGGCCCTCGGCACCAACAGCCTGAGCACACTGGCCCATGCCAAGGCCCACATCGAGGGCCGTTCATGA
- a CDS encoding acyl carrier protein: MQATAFTLADLKRILLGAAGADESVDMDGDILDALFTDLGYDSLALLETAAVISREYGIQLTDDAVTAATTPRGFLELVNSA, from the coding sequence ATGCAAGCCACCGCGTTCACCCTCGCCGACCTCAAGCGGATCCTGCTCGGCGCCGCCGGCGCGGACGAGAGCGTCGACATGGACGGCGACATCCTGGACGCGCTGTTCACCGACCTCGGATACGACTCCCTCGCACTGCTGGAGACCGCCGCGGTCATCTCCCGCGAGTACGGCATCCAGCTGACCGACGACGCCGTGACCGCCGCGACCACCCCCCGCGGCTTCCTCGAGCTGGTCAATTCCGCCTGA
- a CDS encoding TcmI family type II polyketide cyclase, giving the protein MHSTLIVARLEPSSIDEVGKLFADFDRTGMPRNMGTVRRQLFSYQGLYFHLQDFESDDGGDRIAAARSHPLFVGISEDLKQHITAYDPATWRSPADAIAQRFYHWEQ; this is encoded by the coding sequence ATGCACAGCACCCTGATCGTCGCCCGCCTGGAGCCGAGCTCGATCGACGAGGTCGGAAAGCTCTTCGCCGACTTCGACCGCACCGGCATGCCCCGGAACATGGGAACGGTGCGCCGGCAGCTCTTCAGCTACCAGGGCCTGTACTTCCACCTCCAGGACTTCGAGTCCGACGACGGCGGCGACCGGATCGCCGCAGCACGCTCGCACCCCCTCTTCGTGGGGATCAGCGAGGACCTCAAGCAGCACATCACCGCATACGACCCCGCGACGTGGCGATCGCCCGCCGACGCCATCGCACAGCGGTTCTACCACTGGGAGCAGTAG
- a CDS encoding FAD-dependent monooxygenase, which yields MTGTGIVPGGTGREQDIDAPVIVAGAGPTGLMLAGELRLGGIDVIVVDRLAGPVTESRGLGFTARATEVFAQRGLLDHFENPEISTKGHFGGIPMDYDVLPDGHFGVRNVEQTETESVLERWATSLGATLVRGHEITDVRQTDDLVEIAVSGPDGERVLRASYLVGADGGRSTVRKAAGFDFPGHDATCEMFLADITGADVRPRFLGERVPGGMVMAAALGDGVDRIIVCERGTAPRERTGPPGFDEVAGAWQRLTGEDIGHGEARWISSFTDASRLVTEYRRGRVLMAGDAAHIHLPAGGQGLSVGVQDAVNLGWKLAAVVRGSSGPALLDTYHQERHPVGERVLTNTRAQGLLYLGGSEVEPLRAVLGELLRDEAVGRHLAGMVSGLDIRYDLGPGEHPLLGMRMPDCDLRTGSGPTTAARLLHPARGVLLDLADDPGLRRLGEEWAEHVDVVPAASEDRRLGGTRALLLRPDGHVAWAAPDGGDLAAALTTWFGPRPAHTTEHPAHQ from the coding sequence ATGACCGGAACCGGCATCGTCCCCGGCGGCACCGGCCGGGAGCAGGACATCGACGCACCCGTGATCGTGGCCGGAGCGGGACCGACCGGCCTCATGCTGGCCGGAGAGCTCCGGCTCGGCGGCATCGATGTGATCGTCGTCGACAGACTGGCCGGGCCCGTCACCGAGTCCCGCGGACTCGGATTCACCGCCCGGGCCACCGAAGTCTTCGCCCAGCGCGGCCTGCTGGACCACTTCGAGAACCCCGAGATCAGTACCAAGGGGCACTTCGGCGGCATCCCCATGGACTACGACGTGCTGCCCGACGGGCATTTCGGCGTGCGCAACGTCGAACAGACCGAGACCGAGTCGGTGCTGGAGCGGTGGGCCACCTCGCTGGGCGCCACCCTCGTACGCGGACACGAGATCACCGACGTGCGGCAGACGGACGACCTGGTCGAGATCGCGGTGTCCGGGCCGGACGGCGAACGCGTGCTCCGCGCCTCCTACCTCGTCGGCGCCGACGGCGGCCGCAGCACCGTGCGCAAGGCCGCCGGCTTCGACTTCCCCGGCCACGACGCCACCTGCGAGATGTTCCTCGCCGACATCACGGGCGCCGACGTCCGGCCGCGCTTCCTCGGGGAGCGGGTGCCCGGCGGAATGGTCATGGCCGCCGCCCTCGGCGACGGCGTCGACCGGATCATCGTCTGCGAACGCGGCACCGCGCCCCGCGAACGTACGGGGCCGCCCGGCTTCGACGAGGTGGCGGGTGCGTGGCAGCGGCTCACCGGCGAGGACATCGGCCACGGCGAGGCCCGGTGGATCAGCTCCTTCACCGACGCCTCCCGGCTCGTCACCGAATACCGCCGCGGGCGCGTGCTGATGGCCGGCGACGCCGCCCACATCCACCTCCCGGCGGGCGGCCAGGGGCTCAGCGTCGGGGTGCAGGACGCGGTGAACCTCGGCTGGAAGCTCGCCGCGGTGGTGAGGGGCAGCAGCGGTCCGGCCCTCCTCGACACCTACCACCAGGAGCGCCACCCCGTGGGTGAGCGCGTCCTGACCAACACCCGGGCCCAGGGGCTCCTCTACCTCGGCGGCAGCGAGGTGGAGCCGCTCCGCGCCGTACTGGGTGAACTGCTGCGCGACGAGGCCGTCGGCCGGCACCTCGCCGGCATGGTCAGCGGACTCGACATCCGCTACGACCTCGGCCCCGGGGAGCACCCGCTGCTCGGGATGCGGATGCCCGACTGCGACCTGCGGACCGGATCGGGCCCCACCACGGCCGCACGGCTGCTGCACCCCGCACGGGGCGTGCTGCTCGACCTGGCCGACGACCCGGGCCTGCGCCGGCTGGGCGAGGAGTGGGCGGAGCACGTCGACGTGGTGCCGGCGGCCTCCGAGGACCGCCGGCTCGGCGGAACGCGCGCGCTGCTCCTGCGACCCGACGGGCACGTCGCCTGGGCGGCGCCCGACGGAGGAGACCTCGCGGCGGCGCTCACCACCTGGTTCGGGCCGCGGCCCGCGCACACGACGGAGCACCCGGCACACCAGTGA
- a CDS encoding darcynin family protein: MKYTAFLGVRFEPEWFLMDPAERDGFESEHVFPILGKHAQFLHIRPFRAAAFGARHTNFFLVHFDEVPAYNGLVEELRESPLMARRFVTITDNFIGMEETYKA; this comes from the coding sequence GTGAAGTACACGGCATTTCTCGGCGTCCGATTCGAACCCGAATGGTTTCTCATGGACCCCGCCGAGCGCGATGGGTTCGAGTCCGAGCACGTCTTCCCGATCCTCGGGAAGCATGCCCAGTTCCTCCATATTCGCCCGTTCCGGGCGGCGGCGTTCGGCGCCCGCCACACCAACTTCTTCCTCGTCCATTTCGATGAGGTACCCGCCTACAACGGCCTCGTCGAGGAGCTGCGCGAGTCCCCCCTGATGGCCCGGCGATTCGTCACCATCACCGACAACTTCATCGGAATGGAAGAGACCTACAAGGCATGA